The genome window CCAGGGAGTCCGGACCGCCCAGGCGATCATCAACCTGGCGCTGATGACCGGGAACATCGGCCGGCCGGGGACCGGGGCGAACTCGATCACCGGCCAGTGCAACGCGATGGGCTCGCGGCTGTTCAGCAACACCACGAACCTCCTCGGCGGCCACGACTTCGCCAACGCCGCCCACCGCGAGAAGGTCGCCGGAATCCTGGGGATCGACGCCGCCCGCATCCCCAGCGAAGGGAGCTGGTCCTACAACGAGATCATGGAAGGGATCCTGCGGGACCGGATCAAGGGGCTGTGGGTCGTCTGCACCAACACGGCCCACTCCTGGATCAACCAGGGCTTTGCCCGCGAGATGCTCGAGCGGCTCGACTTCCTGGTCGTGCAGGACATGTACCACACGACCGAGACCGCCCGGATGGCGGACCTCGTCCTCCCCGCCGCGGGCTGGGGGGAGAAGGAAGGGACCTTCATCAACTCCGAGCGGCGGTTCGGCGTCCTCAAGAAGGTCCGCCGCGCCCCGGGAGAAGCCCTCGCCGACTTCCATATCTTCCAACTCATCGCCCACTACTGGGGCTGCGCGGACCTGTTCACCCGCTGGACCTCGCCCGCCGCGGTCTTCGAGATCATGAAGGCCTGCTCCCGCGGGCAGCCGTGCGACTTCAGCGGGATGCAGGACTACCGCTGGATCGACGAGCGGGGGGGCGTCCAGTGGCCCTGTCCCGCCGCTGACTCCGGCGCAGCTCCCGATCCGACCCAGGAGCGGCGGCTGTTCGAAGACGGCCGGTTCTATACGCCGTCGGGCCGCGCGAAGTTGCTATTCGAAGAGCCCCGGCCGATGCCGGAGCCGCCGACCGCCGCCTATCCCTACATCCTCCTGACCGGCCGAGGCACCGCCTCCCAGTGGCACACCCAGACCCGGACTGCCAAGTCGGCCGTGCTGCGGAAGCTCTACCCGGAGCAGGCGTTCGTCGAGATCAATCCGGCCGACGCCCGTGGGCTCAATGTCCGTCCCAACGAGTGGGTCACGGTCGAGTCGCAGCGGGGACGGATGCAGGCGATGGCGGTCCTGACACCGGCGGTCCAGCGGGGACAGGTCTTCATCCCGATGCACTACGAAGAGACGAACCAGCTCACGGACGCGGTGTTCGATCCCTACTCCAAGCAGCCCTCCTACAAGGCGTGCGCGGTACGGATCGTCCGCCGCCCCTGACCTGAGTCCCGCGCCTCCTTCCCACACACGTTTTCCTGTTTCCAGCGGTGACCGACATGTCGACCAGCAACGGATTCACCGAAGCCCAGAAGACCTACCTCCAGGGCTTCGCCATGGGGGCGGACGTCGCCCGCAAGGTCCGCGGCCTGCCGATCCTTTCCAACGGCGGCGGTGCCCCGGCCGGCGCCGCGATCCAGCTCGGCCCCCAGGGAGCCCAGGTCCTCGACGGCCCCGCGGCCCCCGCCAACCTCGAGCGGCAGGCCCAGGACCGGTTCCTTGCCCAGGGGAAGAAACTCAGCAAAGAGGAGCAGGCCAAGCGGGACAAGAACGCCCTCGGCATCTGGAACGAGATGAAGCAGTCGGCCCGCGAAGGGGTGTTCCCGAAGGGGACCGACGTCTTCCTGTGGAAGTTCCACGGCCTGTTCTACGTTGCCCCCGCGCAGGACTCGTTCATGTGCCGGCTCCGGATCCCCGGCGGCGAGCTCAAGGGGTGGCAGCTCC of Planctomyces sp. SH-PL14 contains these proteins:
- a CDS encoding molybdopterin oxidoreductase family protein, whose amino-acid sequence is MNQLVERIADLPILSLLHQRDGRLTRELLQHPTGYGLGQLPDAVRPNATTNMVCGFCSTGCGLRIHLQDGEAVSLSPLTSYPVNLGMACPKGWEALSVLDAPDRATTPLLKNTRDQLEPVSWDTALQTFTGRMKAIQAKHGPHSVAFLSTGQIPTEEMAYLGALAKFGMGMLHGDGNTRQCMATSVVAYKQAFGFDAPPYTYADFEESDALVFAGSNPCIAHPIMWERVMRNRRSPEIVVIDPRMTETAMYATQHLAIKPKSDQALFYGAARILFEKGWVDRKFIEVSTEGIEAFEAFVAPFDLPRVVAETGLKAEQIERFAETIHDRERVSFWWTMGVNQSYQGVRTAQAIINLALMTGNIGRPGTGANSITGQCNAMGSRLFSNTTNLLGGHDFANAAHREKVAGILGIDAARIPSEGSWSYNEIMEGILRDRIKGLWVVCTNTAHSWINQGFAREMLERLDFLVVQDMYHTTETARMADLVLPAAGWGEKEGTFINSERRFGVLKKVRRAPGEALADFHIFQLIAHYWGCADLFTRWTSPAAVFEIMKACSRGQPCDFSGMQDYRWIDERGGVQWPCPAADSGAAPDPTQERRLFEDGRFYTPSGRAKLLFEEPRPMPEPPTAAYPYILLTGRGTASQWHTQTRTAKSAVLRKLYPEQAFVEINPADARGLNVRPNEWVTVESQRGRMQAMAVLTPAVQRGQVFIPMHYEETNQLTDAVFDPYSKQPSYKACAVRIVRRP